A window of Cucurbita pepo subsp. pepo cultivar mu-cu-16 unplaced genomic scaffold, ASM280686v2 Cp4.1_scaffold002667, whole genome shotgun sequence contains these coding sequences:
- the LOC111786750 gene encoding probable trehalose-phosphate phosphatase J, producing the protein MNFSLLFSHVLLKGKSLLLIFLPFTFGLPALRRTVLWRSIMGLSGLLSGHRNSVQGSDFHNYTSWLKQYPSGLESFESIMKELPRKKIVVFLDYDGTLSPIVDDPDRAFMSPE; encoded by the exons ATGaacttctctcttctttttagcCATGTTTTGCTGAAAGGAAAATCCCTGCTCCTAATTTTCCTTCCCTTCACTTTCGGTCTTCCCGCCCTCCGCCGCACAGTGCTCTGGAGATCGATAATGGGACTCTCCGGCCTGCTTTCCGGTCACCGGAACTCCGTACAAGGTTCCGATTTTCACAATTACACTTCATGGCTG AAACAATATCCCAGTGGTTTGGAATCGTTTGAGAGCATAATGAAAGAGCTACCGAGGAAGAAGATTGTGGTGTTCTTGGATTACGATGGAACCCTTTCTCCCATTGTGGATGATCCTGATCGAGCTTTCATGTCTCCTGAG